taATAACTGATCTATGCAAATTTTTAGGTGCACAACCATTTGCCTAGAATGCTTTTAAAATACTCAAAACCATattctttcaataaaatacacaataaataaatcataattacctCTTTCAACATACCCACCAGGAAGTTTCCAATGTGGGTAATCATAGTGCTTTTCAGATATAGCTAATAACTGATTTCTTCCATTCAATACTAATGCTCCTACACCCAGATTTGTGTGACAAGCCGGAGGCAAGTTAGGCTCTGAATCAACGGGCAACCATTTGTACATCATCACAAAATCATCTCTGGCATGGTGAAAATTAAAACCTTTCTAAGAAtaccaatataatttaacaaaaatctatCTACTTATACAACACACATAAAAGTATAATGTTAACTTACTTGGGCTAACATAGGAACATATGCCGAATCAGTTATGTTGATCTTGAACCATATACATCTTCTGCCTTCAATAATCCAACTTTTTAGTGattctgaaatgtatttatggacaaatttaataatagcctAAATTTTCCGACCTTATTATATTAGTtggttatatttgttttttttttcgagatgCAGGAatctttactaaaataaaatgttatttagtttgaatttcataataattatatcaatttattattgaaattatacatattctAAATCATATTGAGCTTGATTAAGAAAggcataataaatttaacataaaaattaaaataatttaattggtacacaatcatatatcataaaatgatAAAGATCCAAGAATTTAGATTTGATCAAATagaattgattttttatgttatgcaaatgtttgttatttacgttttgtaatatactttaattattgctAACTTTAATAGGTTACCGTAAATAAACAGGTATAAGggcaaaacttaaaattataaatgtggaaGCAAATTAATAGTAGTTTACATACCATCTAAAATTTTcgaaaatgtttcttttttacatTGTAACTTTGTAGAATCAACAGTAACGCCGTTAAATCTATCTTTTTCTCCAGTAAATTTTCCATTGTGATGTAATGAGTAATTGCACTGTGGACATCTAGTACAAGAAGTATttctaaaattgaataaaaaaaattaattaattgttttttaaaaactatatgtgGTCGAAATAGCTTTTTAATGTACCTATTTTTACcttgtgttttttaaatgtacgattaaattttttattttcaacatattAATATCTAACagaaatttctaataaaatgtaaaataatgcaatatttCCTTATTAAAATTGTGCTCTTGCTTTGCCCACGACTAATTAAACTACTATTGATACAATTAAACGaaagtacttattaataaattaaaaaaattaaaacttatctcTAAACTAGCGatacagtttttattaataagtcaaAAAGAAAAACACTGTCAAAAATTGTCAATGTCAATTAGTGCTGGGAGTTTTTTTCAGAAACGGTTTTAAGaactagttactttaaaaagaacGAACGAACTGTTTCTGGATTTAAAACGAACGAGACGACACTCGGCACCGGCGGCCGTCGTTTTGGTACTGCTTCGCGAACCGGTTCCTTTCACgtgtaactgactaagcactcTATTTTGATAgccgtaaggactattattgtatgaatattaaaccagttataaagaactactttggatttgaagtaacgaatatgctacaatgaatcttatttctataggaatacaatacaaatttggttgtagaagaaaAGACTAAATCGAAAAACCTGTTTCTTGGTACCGCTGCGCGAACCGGTTCCGATCACGcgtaactgactaagcactttattttgatggccgtaaggactattattgtatgaatattaaaccagttataaagaactactttggatttgaagtaacgaa
This region of Vanessa atalanta chromosome 8, ilVanAtal1.2, whole genome shotgun sequence genomic DNA includes:
- the LOC125065727 gene encoding nudix hydrolase 8-like; its protein translation is MLKIKNLIVHLKNTRNTSCTRCPQCNYSLHHNGKFTGEKDRFNGVTVDSTKLQCKKETFSKILDESLKSWIIEGRRCIWFKINITDSAYVPMLAQKGFNFHHARDDFVMMYKWLPVDSEPNLPPACHTNLGVGALVLNGRNQLLAISEKHYDYPHWKLPGGYVERGEDIVKAAQREVKEETGVDSEFLSLITFRHTHNMMFGNSDIYILLMMKALSEKITLSLREVQDCKWMNIDEYKNHPHVHEFNKLVINQALMHKNDNLKLDIQKRTVKWSQFTREMSYLIVENYDNK